One Gopherus evgoodei ecotype Sinaloan lineage chromosome 1, rGopEvg1_v1.p, whole genome shotgun sequence genomic window, gggtGCTGCACTCAGATCGATGTTTAGAGTTTTGTAATGTGGAAAAGCAGGTGGAGATAGTGTGTGACCATCTGGAGAACTCTTTATTTACATACCTTAACTGTAACAAAAGCTGCGTAAGGAACTTCAGCTGGTGCCACAAGATACTCCATTTCATCATCTGGAAGCAACTGGCTCTGTGCACAAGGAGCCTCCCACATAAATCTGCAAGATGAAGGCTCTGCATGAAATCAGTGCAATGTAATCTGTGGTAACAGTGACCGGCCTGGCCCAGATCGCATTACCAGATTTCCCTAATGGGTTATCACTCTTGCCCAGTGCCATTATCCAGAGGAGATACAGATAGTCTAGCAGTATTCCTCTAAGTAACCTATATGGACACCCAAGAGCACTCCATGAAGCTAACTCCTTAGAAAGGAATCACAATATCGGGATATAGGTGGCAAACAGACACGTCCTACAGCCAGCTGATCATACACGATGGTCAGCCATGCACAGCCAGGATACAAGTATAACTTGTAAGCTACACCCACCAAAGCAAACACTGTGGATTCTGCCTCACCATGGCCACCATTCACTCTTACCAAACACTGGCAGGTGCTCACACTGAAAACCACCAGAAACCCATCTAAACCTATCATACTTTTCCTCAAAATCTACTACAGGGACACACAACAACATTATTCCACTCACAGCTGTAGATCCTTAGGGtcagattctccactgccttgcaccctGTGCAGTCATCTCCACCTTTGCAGAATGGATGTAAAATCTGAAAAGTTGTagttttacatccactttgcccAGGTGCAAATGGCTTGCACCCTGCTCAGTCATTGAGAGGTGAGCATATAGGACGGATGTCTACCTGAAGGGCTTGTATTAGTTTCCCACTGTATTCAGCCAGGGTATGATCTTCTCCTTAAACTGTTATCCTTCTTTCCAAACAGGAGGACACTATTCAGAAGGAAGGACACGTACGATGGGGTGAAGGCTTTGTGCTAGTCTATGACATCACCGACAGGAGCAGCTTTGAGGAAGTGCTGCCACTCAAGAACTTGCTGGATGAAGTGAAAAAACCCAAGAATGTTACTCTGATCCTAGTAGGGAACAAAGCAGACCTGGACCACTCCAGGCAGGTCAgcacagaggaaggagaaaagctGGCCACGGAACTGGCATGTGCATTTTATGAGTGCTCTGCTTGCACAGGTGAAGGCAACATCATGGAGGCCTTCTATGAGCTTTGCCGTGAGGTACGGCGTCGTAAGATGGTCCAGGGCAAGACTCGGAGACGGAGCTCCACCACCCATGTCAAGCAGGCGATTAACAAGATGCTCACCAAAATCAGCAGCTAAAAGAATTGTAACTAAGTAGAGAACCGGTGTAGAGAAGAttaggttggggtggggaggaggcagccaggacatattaaaataaaagatggtcaaaactttacttaaaaaaaaaaatcttgtcatcCCTTTTTGAGTACATGGGGCAGATTCCTTTCTACTTTATTTAAATGGTTTTTGAGTGATAGCATCCACTCCACACCATTTCTGTCCAACATCATAGAGACATTCTAAAGGATTGGATGACTCAAGGGAATGGTAATGAGACAGCTAGGTTGCTGGCTCCAATCCAGCCCAGATTGGTAATGACTGAAAATCATTATCTTCTGATGGCTGCTCAGTGGCCTATGAGTAATGAGTCTCAGTCCAGCGAGGCATCCTtaccagagaggccaaggactgaatcaCCTGGGAGATTGCTTTATTGTACTCTCCAAAACTGTTATTCTGGCACATTTCACTAACACTAAATTTACACACAATTTCTTTTATTATAATCCCTCTTTTCTTGTATTATTTTTCCAGCCCAATACAAGCGCCTACATTCTTAGGTATgtatttaaaataggaaaaatatTGCATGACAGTAGAGATTTCAACCAGTGATGGGTGAATTTCAATAGGTCTGAAGGACATAAGTGTGGCTGGTTTTCCAGGTCTCTCAGATCTACAAAAGTGGGCAGGGAATATTGCATAAACAGCTTTTCCGAAGGCAATTTCAGCATTCCACTTAAAAGAACAgaagtttgggggggagggagggtgggaatcAGGCAAAGATAACAAATCTACTAGTGAAGTTCCAGAGATCTGGTTATGGTTAGTTATGAGTTTTTGATAAAAGTTCCACTTTGCTATTTTATCCAAAATCATGCATCCACTTTTACGTTAAACTAAAGATAGGCCCAGCCCAAGCCTCAAATTCTCAGAAGGTTGAGAATTCAAAATCCAAACTCATATGCAGATATAATTTAAATGGCCCCTTTCTTTACAAAAGCCCCCAAACTTTCAGGTGCTTAGAACACAGATCTACATTTTATGGCTTGAGCCAATGGTTAGTTTAAACCAGCGGAGAAGAAATTTTTAGGCTTTCTTGAGTTTTTAATAGTAttaatctgattttttaattttctcctttCCTCCATCCCTATGGCTTCAGCCAGCTCTTAGCTTTCCCTCTGCTTCACTCACCTATTGGCTCCATTTCTGGGGCCTTcttgagggggaagagggaggagagacagagagagagacagacagacacacacacacacacacacatatatatacaggAGCTAGAATTAGGAGGTAGTTAAAAATTTTCAGATTATGCTTCT contains:
- the RERG gene encoding ras-related and estrogen-regulated growth inhibitor, producing the protein MAKSAEVKLAIFGRAGVGKSALVVRFLTKRFIWEYDPTLESTYRHQATIDDEVVSMEILDTAGQEDTIQKEGHVRWGEGFVLVYDITDRSSFEEVLPLKNLLDEVKKPKNVTLILVGNKADLDHSRQVSTEEGEKLATELACAFYECSACTGEGNIMEAFYELCREVRRRKMVQGKTRRRSSTTHVKQAINKMLTKISS